DNA from Mycobacterium bourgelatii:
AGCCACAACGAAACGATCAACCCACCGGCCGAATGGCCGTACATCAGCACCTTGGCGGTCGGGTTCTGCTCGCCGATGATGGCCAGCGCCTGATTCAGTTCGGCGTCGTAGTTGGCCAGGTTGGTGGTGAAGTGGGGGGTCTGGTCCGGTTGGCGGGAGCGGCCGCACTTGCGCAGGTCCAGCGCATAGAACGCGAAGCCGCGCTCGGCAAAATGGTCGGCCAGTTCGGTGTGGAAGAAGTAATCGGTGTAGCCGTGTACCGCCAGGACCGCGTGCGCCGCAGCGGTCGCGTCCCCGCGGCGGATCAGGGTCGCGACGATGTCGCCCTCGCCGTCGGGATCGTGCCCGAGCGGAATCGTGTATTGCCAGTAGCCGGGCAGGACATCGGGCACCCAGCCAGTCGCCCCCACGGTCACGGGGCCAGCTTAAAGCGTGGTGGAGGCGAGACCGTGGCTAACCGGGCGCGCCGGGCATGCCGTCGGCCCCCGGGGTGCCATTGAAGCCGGGGGTGCCGTCCTCGCCTGGCTCCACCTCGCCGGCGACGAGGAAGCCCTTCCCACCCGCGCCGCCGGCACCGCCCGCACCACCCGCACCACCCGCGCCGCCGGCGCCGCCCGCACCGCCGGTACCGCCGGCACCTGTGTGGCCGATCAGCCATCCTCCTTTCCCGCCCACGCCACCAAGGGCGCCCGGTGCGCCGCCGTCGCCGCCGGTACCGCCGATGCCGCCGTCGCCGCCGTTGCCGCCGTTGCCGCCGGAAGCCCCGTATCCAACAAGTGGGGCGGTAGCGTCGCCACCGGTGCCACCGGAGTGGCCCGCACCTCCGTTGCCGCCCGCGCCGCCCGCGCCGGCGGTGCCAGCGGCACCACCGTTGCCGCCGTCGCCGATCAACAGCCCCCCGGCACCTCCATTGCCGCCGTGGCCCCCAGTGCCCCCGGTACCGCCGGTACCGGCGTTTCCGCCGTCACCACCACTGCCGCCATGGCCCCCCCGTGCGAGCCCTTCGGTGTCGTGCGCGATACCAAACCCGCCGGTGCCGCCGATGCCGCCGGACCCTCCGGGGGCGCCGGCGCCCCCGGTGCCCCCGGTGCCGCCTGACCCGCCGGCACCGCCGGAGCCGACCAGCAACCCGCCACGGCCGCCGTCACCCCCACTGCCGCCGGTGCCGCCGGTGCCGCCGGACACGTTGCTGCTCATACCGTTGCCGCCGGCGCCGCCGTTGCCCCCGGGAGCGAGTTCTCCCCCGGCAATGGCGTTGCCCCCGTTACCCCCGTCGCCGCCCGCACCGCCGGGTGTCCCACCATCAGCCCCGGTACCGCCATGACCCCCATACGCGTCGCCGTGCGCGGTGGCGGTCCCGCCATCACCGCCTGAGCCTCCGTTGGCGCCGGCTCCGGCGGCGCCCCCGTGGCCGCCGTGACCGGCCTTGGTGACCTCAACACCCGAGGTCGTCGCATTGCCGCCGTTCCCACCGTCACCGCCGTTCTGCAACGCGACGCCGTTGGTGCCGTCGCCGCCGTCACCGGCGATGACAGGGCTGGACCCCCCCGTGACATCCATGCCCGGGTTCCCGTTGGGAGCTGTGCCGACGGGGGTGGGGTTTCCGGTGGTGCCGGTGGCGCCGGCGCCGCCTTGCCCGCCGTTGCCGCCGGCACCGAACAGGTTTGCGCTGCCGCCGCTGCCCCCGCGCCCGCCGGCGCCGCCGTTGATGCCGGCTGCCCCGATCCCGCCGTGTCCACCGGCCCCGCCGTTGCCGTAAAGCAGCCCACCGCTGCCGCCGCTACCACCGACCGCACCGGCGCCCCCGGCCCCGCCGGCTCCGCCGTTGCCGAGGAACCCCGCGCTGCCGCCGTTTCCACCGGCCTGGCCGGGCCCGCCGTCCGCACCGGTGCCGCCGTTGCCGTACAGCAGACCGCCTGCCCCGCCGGCTTCTCCTGCTGCCGACCCGTTGGTGCCGTTGCCGATCAGCGGGCGACCCATCAGTGCCTGGGTAGGCGCGTTGATCACGCCGAGCACACCCTGCTCCAAGAACTGCAACGGGGATGCGTTGGCGGCTTCGGCGGCGGCATACGAGCCCCCACCTGTGGCCAGGGCACGGACAAACTGGTCGTGAAACGCGGCCACCTGGGTGCCGAGCGCCTGATATTGCCGACCGTACGTGCCGAAAAGTGCCGCGGCAGCGGCCGACACCTCGTCCTCGGCGGCGGTCAGGATGCTGATGGTCAGGACCGCCGCCGACGCATTGGCGGCGTTGATTGCCGAACCTATCCCGGCCAACTGCGTGGCCGCCGCGGAGAGCACCGCCGGCGCAGCGATGAGATATGACATCGGTTGCCTCCCGAAAGCAGCTGATGTTCGAGCAGACCCGATCGTCGCAGCCCAGTCAGCGTCGGGATTGTGCGGAGCGTAGCCCGTCCCGACAGCGCGTGCAGCGTTATTTGGCCCCTGGACTAGGTATGACTAGGCATACGTCGTTGTGCCCATACCGGTCGGGATAACCTGAGCACACCGAAAGAAGGGCCAACTATCAGGTGTCAGAGCCAGCCAGAACTGATGTCGTCCTGGTGGGCGCGGGCATCATGAGCGCCACGCTGGGCGCCTTGCTGCGCCGCCTGGAGCCGGGCTGGTCGATCACGCTGGTCGAACGGCTGGACGCCGTCGGCGCCGAGAGCAGCAATCCGTGGAACAACGCCGGCACCGGCCATGCGGGGCTGTGCGAAATGAATTACACGCCAGAGGGACCGGACGGCTCGATCGACATCAGCAAAGCGGTGCGCATCAACGAGGAGTTTCAGGTCACCCGTCAGTTCTGGGCGTACGCCGCCGAAAACGGGATCCTGACCGACGTGCGCAGCTTTCTCAACCCGGTTCCGCACGTGAGTTTCGTTCGTGGCGCCGAGCGCGTGTCCTATCTGCGCCGGCGCCGGGATGCGTTGGCCCGCAACCCGCTGTTCGCCGACACCGAATTGATCGACGACCCGGACGAATTCGCCCGCCGGCTGCCGTTCATGGCCGCTAACCGCGACTTTGCCCAGCCCGTCGCCCTCAATTGGGCGCAGGACGGTACCGACGTGGACTTCGGGTCATTGTCTCGACAACTCATCGATTTCTGCGTGCGAAACGGCATGGCCGCCTTATTCGGTCACGAGGTCCGCACACTGTCCCGCCAATCCGACGGCAGCTGGGCGGTGACCGTCCGCAACCACCGCAGCGGCGAAAGGCGAACGCTGAAAGCCAAATTCGTCTTTGTCGGGGCAGGAGGCGACGCATTACCGCTGTTGCAGAAGTCGGGCATCAGCGAGGTCAAGGGTTTCGCCGGCTTCCCGATCGGAGGCAAATTCCTGCGCGCCGCCAACCCCGCGCTGAGCGCGTCGCACCGAGCCAAGGTGTATGGCGTGCCGTCGCCGGGCGCACCCCCGCTTGGTGCGTTGCATCTGGATCTGCGGTTCGTTGACGGGAAGTCGTGGCTGGTGTTCGGACCCTTTGCCGGTTGGTCGCCGAAATTCTTGAAACACGGGCACTTCAGCGATTTGCCACGGTCGATCAGGCTAAACAACATCGCGTCGATGCTCGGAGTCGGAATCAGCGAGCGGAAATTGCTCAACTATCTGATCGGTCAGCTGCGCCAGTCGGAGCCCGATCGCATGGAAGCTCTGCGCGAATTCGCGCCCAGCGCAGTGGATTCGGACTGGGAATTGACAGTGGCTGGCCAGCGGGTGCAGGTTATCCGGCCGGACCGCCGCCACGGCGGAGTGCTGGAGTTCAGCACCACCCTGGTGAGTGCTTCCGACGGCACCATCATCGGATTGCTCGGCGGCTCACCGGGTGCCTCGACCGCGGTGCCGATCATGTTGGACGTTTTGCAACGGTGTTTCCCGCACCGGTATCAGTCCTGGTTGCCCACACTGAAAGAAATGGTGCCGTCACTGGGCACCAAGCTTTCCGACGAGCCGGCCCTGTACGCCGAACTGCGGTCGTGGACAAGCAAGGCGCTGCGATTGGAGGCGGCGGCATGAGTAACGATGAGGAGGAGTGGCGCCGATGAGTCGCGCCGACGACGATGCAGAGCGAAGCGATGAGGAGGAGTGGCGCCAATGAGTCGCGCCGACGACGATGCAGAGCGAAGCGATGAGGAGGAGTGGCGCCAATGAGTCGCGCCGACGACGATGCAGAGCGAAGCGATGAGGAGGAGTGGCGCCTATGAGTGAAGCGTTGCGCCGGGTTTGGTCGAAAGACCTTGACGCGCGGATACTTTACGAGATCCTCAAGTTGCGCGTCGAGGTGTTCGTAGTCGAGCAGGCATGCGCGTATCCCGAACTCGACGGTCGTGATCTGCTGGCCGAGACGCGGCACTTCTGGCTCGAAACGCCGGACGAAGAAGTGGTCTGCACGTTGCGGTTGATGGAGGAACATGCAGGGGGAGAGAAGGCCTTTCGCATCGGTCGGGTGTGTACCAAGCGGAGTGCCCGCGGTCATGGCCATGCCACCCGGTTGCTGCGCGCCGCGCTTGCCGAGGTCGGCGATTACCCCTGCCGCATCGACGCGCAGAAGTATCTGACGGACTTCTACGCCAAGCACGGATTCGTCCGCGACGGTGAGGATTACCTTGACGACGGCATTCCTCATCTGCCGATGCTGCGGCGTGGCTCCGGGCAGGCGGGCCATCGGTGAAGCCTTACCCGTTCAGCGCGATCGTCGGGCACGACCAACTGCGGCTGGCGTTGCTGCTGTGCGCCGTTCGCCCGGAGATCGGGGGAGCGCTGATCCGCGGTGAGAAGGGCACCGCGAAATCGACCGCCGTGCGCGGACTGGCCGCGCTGCTGGCGGCTGCCACCGAGGGAAATGGCCCTGGTCTGGTCGAAATGCCACTGGGCGCAACCGAAGACCGGGTGGTCGGTTCGCTGGATCTGCAGCGGGTGCTGCGCGACGGCGAACACGCCTTTTCGCCCGGACTTCTGGCCCGCGCCCACGGCGGTGTGCTTTACGTCGACGAGGTGAACCTGCTGCACGACCACCTCGTCGACATCTTGCTCGACGCCGCGGCGATGGGCCGGGTCACCATCGAACGTGACGGCATCTCGCATTCGCACGAGTCCCGGTTCGTGCTGATCGGCACCATGAACCCCGAAGAGGGCGAACTTCGCCCGCAGCTGCTGGACCGGTTCGGGCTCACCGTCGACGTGCGAGCGTCGCGGGACGTGGACGTCCGGGTCGAGGTCATTCGGCAGCGGATGGCCTACGAGGCAGACCCGGACGCATTCGCGCAGCGTTATGCCGAGGCCGACGCCGAACTGTCCCGTCGCATCGCGAAAGCGCGAGCTCTGGTTGACCGTGTGGTGTTGCCGGACAACGAGCTACGTCGCATCGCGGCATTGTGCGCGGCCTTCGACGTCGACGGCATGCGCGCCGACCTGGTGGTGGCGCGAACCGCTGCCGCCCACGCCGCCTGGCGCGGCGCCCAGACCGTCGAGGAACAGGACATTCGGGTGGCGGCGGAACTGGCGTTGCCGCATCGGCGCCGGCGCGATCCCTTCGACGATCACGGCATCGACCGCGACCAGCTGGACGAGGCGTTGGCGCAAGCGGGAGCTGAGTCACAGCGTGACCCCGAGCCGGAACCCGATCCGCCCGGCGGCGGCCAGTCCGCCGAAAGCACAGCACCCCAAGGCAATTCACAATCCGCATCACCCAAACCGCAGACCGCACCCAGTGCGCCACCGGCGAAAGTGTTCCGGACCCGTGCCCTGACCGTTCCGGGGGTCGGCGAGGGCGCACCCGGGCGACGGTCGAGGGCCCGCAACGCATCCGGCAGTGTGGTCGCGGCGGCCGAGGTCGATGATCCCGCCGCACACGGCCTGCACCTGTTCGCCACCGTGCTCTCCGCCGCTGAAAACACCACCGGTCCCGGGCAGTTGCGGCTGCGACCGGACGACATACGCCGCTCCATCCGGGAGGGACGCGAAGGCAATCTGGTGATCTTTGTCGTCGATGCCTCCGGATCGATGGCCGCACGGGACCGCATGGCCGCGGTAAGCGGTGCCACGATGTCGCTGCTGCGCGACGCGTACCAGCGTCGTGACAAGGTCGCGGTGATCACCTTCCGCCAGCAAGGAGCGAAAATCCTGTTGCCGCCCACCTCCTCGGCGCACATCGCCGGCCGCCGACTGGCCCGCTTCGACACCGGCGGCAAGACCCCGCTGGCCGAAGGACTGTTGGCCGCGCGTGAGCTGATCATCCGCGAGAAGGTGCGCGACCAAGCCCGTCGTCCCCTGGTGGTGGTGCTCACCGACGGCCGGGCCACGGCCGGACCGGACCCGTTGCAGCGCAGCCGCATTGCGGCTGCCCGACTGGTCGCCGAAGATGCCGCGGCGGTCGTGGTGGACTGCGAAACTTCTTACGTGCGGCTAGGGTTGGCGGGGCAGCTCGCCCGCCAACTCGGTGCGCCCCTGATCCGGTTGGAACAGTTGCACGCCGACCATCTGACGCGGGCCGTACGCGATGTCGCCTAATCCTAAGGTAAGGGTTTATGCCACAAGGTAATCCGCCTGCGGTACCCGATGACGGCCTGACCACCCGGGCGCGCCGCAACACTCCGGTGCTTGCGGTACACACCGGCCCGGGTAAGGGCAAATCGACGGCGGCGTTCGGAATGGCCCTGCGGGCCTGGAACGCCGGACTCAGGGTCGCGGTCTTCCAGTTCGTCAAGAGCGCGAAGTGGAAAGTGGGCGAGGAAGCCGCATTTCGCCAGCTGGGGCAACTGCACGAAGAGCGCGGTATCGGGGCACCCGTGGAGTGGCACAAGATGGGCGCGGGCTGGTCATGGGTGCGCAAAGCCGGAAACGAAGAGGATCACGCGGCGGCCGCTGCCGACGGCTGGGCCGAGATCAAGGGGCGGCTGGCGGAGCAACGCCACGACTTCTACGTGCTCGACGAGTTCACCTATCCGCTGAAGTGGGGGTGGGTGGACCTCGACGATGTGGTCGAGACGTTGCTGGCCCGGCCCGGCCATCAACACGTGGTGATCACCGGCCGCGACGCCCCCACCCGACTGGTCGAGGCCGCAGACCTGGTGACGGAGATGACCAAGGTCAAGCATCCGATGGACGCAGGACGCAAGGGCCAGAAGGGCATCGAGTGGTGAGCGTGCCCGTTCGTCACCGCGAGGGCGCGCATTTGCACACCGACACGCCGTTGCGGCTGGCATTTTGCGCGCGCTCGCGCTCGCGGCCCGAGGCAGCACAGTGACGGCCACCCCCGCGGTGGTGATCGCCGCCCCCGCCTCGGGCAGCGGAAAGACCACGGTGGCAACGGGTCTCATCGGGGCGCTACGGCAGGCTGGGCACACGGTCGCGCCGTTCAAGGTCGGCCCGGACTTCATCGACCCCGGCTACCACACGTTGGCCGCGGGACGGCCCGGACGCAACCTCGACCCGAATCTGGTGGGGGAGCGCCTGATACGGCCGCTCTACGCGCATGGTGCACAAGGCGCGGACGTCGCGGTCATCGAAGGGGTGATGGGGCTTTTCGACGGGCGCATCGACCCGGTGGCGACGACGTCCGCGACGGGGTCGACCGCGCACGTGGCCGCCCTGCTGGGCGCCCCGGTCATCCTGGTTGTCGACGCCCGTGGCCAGAGCCACAGCATCGCCGCTCTCTTGCACGGGTTTTCGACCTTCGACACCGCGACCAGAATCACCGGCGTCATCCTCAACCGGGTCGGGTCGCCCAGGCACGAGGAGGTCCTGCGGCAGGCCTGCGAACAGACCGGCGTCCCGGTTCTCGGCGCCATTCCGCGCACCGCCGACATGGAAGTCCCGTCGAGGCATCTGGGACTGGTTACCGCCGTCGAATACGGCCGCCGCGCGCAGCTGGCGGTCGAGGCGATGACGGCGCTGGTCGCCCGGCATGTCGATCTGAACGCCGTTGCCTCCTCAGCCGCCGTCGGGCCAGCCAGTCCGGCCTGGGACCCGGTGACCGCCGTCGGAGACACAGCCGACGCCCGCGCCACCGTCGCTCTGGCCGCCGGCAAGGCGTTCACTTTCGGATACGCCGAGCATGCCGAGCTGCTGCGCGCCGCCGGGGCCGACGTGGTTGAGTTCGACCCGCTGAGCCAGACGCTGCCGGAAGGAACCGACGCGCTGGTGTTGCCCGGCGGATTCCCCGAGCAGTTCGCCGCGGAGTTGTCCGCCAACGACGTCGTCCGCAACCAGATCAACGACCTCGCCGCCGCCGGCGGGCCGGTGCACGCCGAATGCGCGGGGCTGCTTTACCTGGTTTCCGATCTGGACGGGCACCCGATGTGCGGGGTCCTGCGCGCCTCGGCACGATTCACCCCGCGCCTCAAGCTCGCCTACCGCGACGCAGTCGCCGTCGCCGATTCGACTCTGTACTCGGCGGGCCAGCGGGTGGTCGGCCACGAATTCCATCGCACCGAAGTCACGTTCAACGACAGCTATCTGCCGGCCTGGGTGTACCCGGACAACGCTGCAGCGCACGATGGCGTGATCCACAACGGTGTGCACGCGGCCTACCTGCACACTCACCCGGCTGCGACACCGGAAGCGGTCGCTCGGTTCGTAGCCCACGCCACTACTAGGCTTGGCCGGTGACCGAGAACCCCTATCTGGCCGGATTGCGGCTGGCTGGCAAGAAGGTCGTCGTCGTCGGCGGTGGCTCGGTCGCCCAGCGCCGCCTGCCACTGCTCATCGCCAGCGGCGCGGACGTGCACGTCATCTCCCGCAGCGCCACGCGAGCGGTCGAGGCGATGGAGGGGATCACCCTGCAGGTGCGCGAGTACCGCGACGGCGATCTCGACGGGGCCTGGTACGCGCTCGCGGCCACCAACGACGCGCAGGTGAACGCCGCCGTCGTGGCCGAAGCAGACCGCCGCCGGATTTTCTGCGTGCGCGCCGACGTCGCGGTGGAGGGCAGTGCGGTCACTCCGGCGACGTTCGGGTACGCCGGGTTGTCGGTGGGAGTGCTCGCCGGCGGGGAGCACCGGCGCTCGGCGGCGATTCGATCGGCCATCCGCGAGGCCCTGCAACAGGGCCTGATCAGCGCAGATAGCGAGGACGTCGGGCGCGGCGGGGTGGCGCTGGTCGGTGGGGGACCGGGCGATCCCGAGTTGATCACCGTTCGCGGCCGTCGCCTTCTCGCGCAGGCCGACGTCGTGGTCGCCGACCGCCTTGCACCGCCGGAACTGCTCGCCGAACTGGCGCCGCATGTAGAGGTCATCGACGCCGCCAAGATCCCCTATGGCAGGGCGATGGCCCAGGAGGCGATCAACGAGGTAATGATCGACCGGGCGCGCTCTGGCAAATTCGTCGTCCGCCTTAAAGGGGGCGATCCGTTCGTATTTGCGCGCGGTTATGAAGAAGTATTGGCGTGCGCCGAAGCCGGAATTCCGGTGACCGTAGTGCCGGGTGTGACAAGTGCCATAGCTGTGCCCGCTTTGGCCGGTGTTCCGGTCACTCATCGGGCCACAAATCACGAATTTGTCGTGGTCAGCGGCCATCTGGCGCCCGATCATCCCGAATCGTTAGTGAATTGGGACGCTTTAGCAGCAATGCGGGGCACCATTGTTTTGCTGATGGCGGTCGAAAGAATCGAACTTTTCGTCGCCGCATTGCTGAAAGGCGGTCGACCTGCGGAAACGCCGGTACTTGTGGTTCAGCACGGAACAACACCGGCTCAGCAGACGTTGCGGGCGACCCTCGCAGACACGCCGGAAAAGGTCCGCGCAGAGGGTATTCGACCTCCCGCGATCATCGTCATAGGGGCTGTCGCAGCGTTCGGGGCTTTAAACAATTCTTAAGATTACTGTAAGGTAACCTGCTATGACGGCTCTCAACGACACAGAGCGCGCTTCCCACCAATGGAGTTCCGACCGGCATGATCCGTCGGCTACCGCGCGCCCGACTCGCTCGGCGGAGACCGCCTCGGAGCGTATTCGCAGGTATTACCCGACGTGGCTGCCCTCGCGCCGCTTCATCGCCGCAGTAATCGCGATCGGCGGAATGCAGTTGCTGGCCACGATGGACAGCACCGTCGCCATCGTCGCGCTTCCTAAGATTCAGGACGAGCTGAGCCTCTCCGACGCCGGCCGCAGCTGGGTCATCACCGCCTACGTTTTGACCTTCGGCGGGCTGATGCTGCTCGGCGGCCGGTTGGGCGACACCATCGGCCGTAAGCGGACCTTCATCGTCGGCGTCGCACTGTTCACCATTTCCTCGGTGCTGTGCGCGGTGGCCTGGGATGAAGTGACGCTGGTCATCGCGCGACTTTCCCAAGGTGTGGGATCCGCGATCGCCTCGCCCACCGGTCTGGCGCTGGTCGCGACCACCTTCCCGAAGGGCCCGGCGCGTAACGCCGCCACCGCGGTGTTCGCCGCGATGACGGCCGTCGGGTCGGTTATGGGCCTGGTGGTCGGCGGCGCGCTGACCGAGGTCTCGTGGCGACTGGCGTTCCTGGTGAACGTGCCGATCGGCTTGGTCATGATCTACCTGGCCCGCACCGCGCTGCGGGAGACCAACCGCGAGCGGATGAAGCTCGACGCCGCAGGCGCCATGCTGGCCACCCTGGCCTGCACCGCCGCCGTGTTCGCGTTCTCGATGGGCCCGGAAAAGGGCTGGGTCTCGACGATCACCATCGGTTCGGGCGTGGTGGCCATCGCCGCCGCCATCGCCTTCGCCATCGTGGAGCGCACCGCCGAGAACCCGGTTGTGCCCTTCGACCTGTTCCGCGACCGCAACCGCTTGGTCACCTTCGCGGCGATCCTTCTGGCCGGCGGCGTCATGTTCAGCCTGACCGTCTGCATCGGCCTGTACGTGCAGGACATCCTCGGTTACAGCGCGTTGCGCGCGGGTATCGGCTTCATCCCCTTCGTGATCGCGATGGGAATTGGCCTGGGCGTGTCCTCGCAGCTGGTGTCGCGGTTCTCACCCCGGGTGCTGACGATCGGTGGCGGCTGGCTGTTGCTGGGCGCGATGATCTACGGCTCGATGTGCATGCACCGCGGTGTGCCTTACTTCCCCAACCTGGTGTTGCCGATCGTCGTTGGCGGCATCGGCATCGGGATGGTGGTCGTGCCGCTCACCCTGGCGGCCATCGCAGGGGTCGGCTTCGACCAGATCGGCCCCGTATCGGCGATCGCGCTGATGTTGCAGAGTTTGGGCGGGCCGCTGGTGTTGGCCGTTATCCAGGCGGTCATCACCTCGCGCACCCTGTACCTGGGCGGCACTACCGGCCCGGTGAAGTTCATGAACGACGTGCAGATCGGCGCGCTGGACCACGGCTACACCTACGGGTTGCTGTGGGTGGCCGGTACGGCCGTCATCGTCGGCTTTGCCGCGCTGTTCATCGGCTACACGCCGGAAGAGGTTGCCCACGCGCAAGAGGTCAAGGAAGCGATCGACGCCGGCGAGCTGTAATCCTCGCCTTCGCCTCACGCACGTACTCCTCGCGAGCGTCACGCCAGCGCGCAGGGTTCGTACTAGGACGCCCAGCCATGCGATGGCGTGACGTTCGACGCATCACCCCGACCAGTAGGCTGGCCCGCTGTGATTACCCGGATGTCCGAGTTGTTCCTGCGCACCCTGCGCGACGATCCCGCAGACGCCGAAGTGCCCAGCCACAAGCTGCTGATCCGGGCCGGTTACATCCGGCCCGTCGCGCCCGGGCTGTACAGCTGGCTCCCGCTGGGCCTGAAGGTGCTGCGCAACATCGAGCGCATCGTGCGCGACGAGATGAACGCCATCGGCGCCCAGGAGATCCTCTTTCCCGCGCTGCTGCCGCGTGCGCCGTACGAGACGACCAACCGTTGGACTGAGTACGGCGACGGCGTGTTCCGGCTGCAGGACCGCCGCGGCAACGACTACCTGCTGGGCCCGACGCACGAAGAGCTGTTCACGCTCACCGTGAAGGGCGAATACAGCTCGTACAAGGACTTCCCGCTCACGCTCTACCAAGTGCAGACCAAATACCGCGACGAGGCACGGCCCCGGGCGGGCATTCTGCGGGCGCGCGAGTTCGTCATGAAGGACTCGTACTCCTTCGACACCGACGCCGCCGGGCTGAAGGCCGCCTATGACGCTCACCGCGAGGCCTACCAACGCATCTTCGACCGCCTGCAGGTCCGCTACGTCATCGTGTCCGCGGTGTCCGGCGCGATGGGCGGCAGCGCCTCCGAAGAATTCCTCGCCGAGAGCCCGATCGGCGAGGACACCTTCGTCCGGTGCCTGGAATCCGGCTACGCCGCCAACGTCGAAGCGGTCGTCACCCCCGCGCCCCCGGCGCAACCGATCGACGGAATGCCCCCGGCGGAGGTTCACGACACCGGCGACACCCCGACCATCGCCACGCTGGTGGACTGGGCGAACCAGGCCGACCTGGGCCGCACCGTGACCGCCGCGGACACCCTGAAAAACGTCCTGCTCAAGGTCCGCCAGCCGGGCGGGGACTGGGAGCTACTGGCCATCGGCGTGCCCGGCGATCGCGAGATCGACGACAAGAGGCTGGGCGCGGCCCTCGAGCCGGCCGAGTACGTGTTTCTCGACGACGCGGATTTCGCCAAGTACCCGTTCCTGGTGAAGGGGTACATCGGTCCGAAAGCGCTGCGCGACAACGAGGTTCGCTACCTGGTCGATCCCCGGGTGGTGGACGGCACCAGCTGGATCACCGGGGCGGACGAACCGGGCAAGCACGTGGTCGGCCTGGTGGCCGGGCGCGACTTCACCGCCGACGGGATCATCGAGGCCGCCGAGGTACGTGAGGGAGACCCGTCACCCGACGGTGCCGGGCAGCTGACCATGGCGCGCGGCATCGAGATCGGGCACATCTTCCAGCTCGGCCGCAAGTACACCGATGCGTTCAACGTCGACGTCCTCGGTGAGGACGGCAAGCCGGTGCGGCTGACCATGGGCTCCTACGGCATCGGCGTTTCGCGCCTGGTTGCCGTCGTCGCCGAGCAGCAGCACGACGAGCTGGGCCTGCGCTGGCCGTCGTCCATCTCGCCGTTCGACCTGCACCTGGTGATCGCGAACAAGGACCCCGAGGCTCGCCTGGGTGCCGAGAAGCTGGCGGCCGACCTGGACAAGGTGGGTGTCGAGGTGCTGCTGGACGATCGTCAGGCCTCACCGGGGGTGAAGTTCAAGGACGCCGAACTGCTCGGCGTGCCGTGGATCGTCGTGGTGGGCCGAGGTTGGGCGGACGGTCGCGTCGAACTGCGCAACCGCTTCGCGGGCGAGACGACCGACCTGGCCGTCGGTGATTCGCTCGTCAGCGACATCCTGCGACTACTGGCGCAATGACTCTGCGCTGAGGGCGACGTCTACTCGCACAACGTCGCCCTGGACGCAGCGCCAACGCCCAAAGGACTACTCGTTGCCGCCGGGGAAGGCCGCGGTGATGGGCCAGCCGCCCAGCACCTTGTTCCAGCGGGACGCCATCACGGCGCTTTCGGTCAGGGCCGTCGCGGCAAACGCGCGGTCGTCGGCGGTGTCAGCGTGCTCCACCACGGCCCGCCAGGCCGTCGCACCGTCGTTTTCCATCCGCGCGGCCAACCGCGCCGCGTCGGCGGCGCTGGCCACCAGCATCGGCAGTTGGTAGCCGGCGGCGGCCACCGGCGCGTTGGCCTTGCGGGCCGTCAGCATGGAGATGACGTCGTCGCGACGCTGGCGGTGTTGGTTCAACGCCTCCACCACCAGGTCGTTGACGCTGGGCGGCGACAGGGCGGACACGATGCCGTAGCCGTAAATGGTGGCGTGTTCGATGCTCAGCGCGTCAGCCAGCGCCTCG
Protein-coding regions in this window:
- the cobA gene encoding uroporphyrinogen-III C-methyltransferase; its protein translation is MTENPYLAGLRLAGKKVVVVGGGSVAQRRLPLLIASGADVHVISRSATRAVEAMEGITLQVREYRDGDLDGAWYALAATNDAQVNAAVVAEADRRRIFCVRADVAVEGSAVTPATFGYAGLSVGVLAGGEHRRSAAIRSAIREALQQGLISADSEDVGRGGVALVGGGPGDPELITVRGRRLLAQADVVVADRLAPPELLAELAPHVEVIDAAKIPYGRAMAQEAINEVMIDRARSGKFVVRLKGGDPFVFARGYEEVLACAEAGIPVTVVPGVTSAIAVPALAGVPVTHRATNHEFVVVSGHLAPDHPESLVNWDALAAMRGTIVLLMAVERIELFVAALLKGGRPAETPVLVVQHGTTPAQQTLRATLADTPEKVRAEGIRPPAIIVIGAVAAFGALNNS
- a CDS encoding cobyrinate a,c-diamide synthase, translated to MTATPAVVIAAPASGSGKTTVATGLIGALRQAGHTVAPFKVGPDFIDPGYHTLAAGRPGRNLDPNLVGERLIRPLYAHGAQGADVAVIEGVMGLFDGRIDPVATTSATGSTAHVAALLGAPVILVVDARGQSHSIAALLHGFSTFDTATRITGVILNRVGSPRHEEVLRQACEQTGVPVLGAIPRTADMEVPSRHLGLVTAVEYGRRAQLAVEAMTALVARHVDLNAVASSAAVGPASPAWDPVTAVGDTADARATVALAAGKAFTFGYAEHAELLRAAGADVVEFDPLSQTLPEGTDALVLPGGFPEQFAAELSANDVVRNQINDLAAAGGPVHAECAGLLYLVSDLDGHPMCGVLRASARFTPRLKLAYRDAVAVADSTLYSAGQRVVGHEFHRTEVTFNDSYLPAWVYPDNAAAHDGVIHNGVHAAYLHTHPAATPEAVARFVAHATTRLGR
- a CDS encoding MFS transporter, translated to MTALNDTERASHQWSSDRHDPSATARPTRSAETASERIRRYYPTWLPSRRFIAAVIAIGGMQLLATMDSTVAIVALPKIQDELSLSDAGRSWVITAYVLTFGGLMLLGGRLGDTIGRKRTFIVGVALFTISSVLCAVAWDEVTLVIARLSQGVGSAIASPTGLALVATTFPKGPARNAATAVFAAMTAVGSVMGLVVGGALTEVSWRLAFLVNVPIGLVMIYLARTALRETNRERMKLDAAGAMLATLACTAAVFAFSMGPEKGWVSTITIGSGVVAIAAAIAFAIVERTAENPVVPFDLFRDRNRLVTFAAILLAGGVMFSLTVCIGLYVQDILGYSALRAGIGFIPFVIAMGIGLGVSSQLVSRFSPRVLTIGGGWLLLGAMIYGSMCMHRGVPYFPNLVLPIVVGGIGIGMVVVPLTLAAIAGVGFDQIGPVSAIALMLQSLGGPLVLAVIQAVITSRTLYLGGTTGPVKFMNDVQIGALDHGYTYGLLWVAGTAVIVGFAALFIGYTPEEVAHAQEVKEAIDAGEL
- a CDS encoding proline--tRNA ligase, producing MITRMSELFLRTLRDDPADAEVPSHKLLIRAGYIRPVAPGLYSWLPLGLKVLRNIERIVRDEMNAIGAQEILFPALLPRAPYETTNRWTEYGDGVFRLQDRRGNDYLLGPTHEELFTLTVKGEYSSYKDFPLTLYQVQTKYRDEARPRAGILRAREFVMKDSYSFDTDAAGLKAAYDAHREAYQRIFDRLQVRYVIVSAVSGAMGGSASEEFLAESPIGEDTFVRCLESGYAANVEAVVTPAPPAQPIDGMPPAEVHDTGDTPTIATLVDWANQADLGRTVTAADTLKNVLLKVRQPGGDWELLAIGVPGDREIDDKRLGAALEPAEYVFLDDADFAKYPFLVKGYIGPKALRDNEVRYLVDPRVVDGTSWITGADEPGKHVVGLVAGRDFTADGIIEAAEVREGDPSPDGAGQLTMARGIEIGHIFQLGRKYTDAFNVDVLGEDGKPVRLTMGSYGIGVSRLVAVVAEQQHDELGLRWPSSISPFDLHLVIANKDPEARLGAEKLAADLDKVGVEVLLDDRQASPGVKFKDAELLGVPWIVVVGRGWADGRVELRNRFAGETTDLAVGDSLVSDILRLLAQ